In a single window of the Arachis hypogaea cultivar Tifrunner chromosome 6, arahy.Tifrunner.gnm2.J5K5, whole genome shotgun sequence genome:
- the LOC112754223 gene encoding abscisic acid receptor PYL2-like, translating into MASSEIYYSNLQALTQEELAELDPIIKKYHIFNDPSPNTCTSIITYRIEAPANAVWPFVRSFENPQKYKHFIKGCNMRGDGGVGSIREVTVVSGLPASTSTERLEILDDDLHILSFKVVGGEHRLQNYRSVTSVNEFNIGNRAYTIVLESYIVDIPQGNTEEDTKMFVDTVVKLNLQKLGVVAMAS; encoded by the coding sequence ATGGCCTCTTCAGAAATATACTACTCTAATTTGCAAGCTCTAACACAAGAAGAATTGGCTGAACTTGAcccaatcataaaaaaatatcacaTTTTCAATGATCCCTCCCCAAACACGTGCACTTCGATAATAACCTACCGGATCGAAGCTCCGGCGAACGCGGTATGGCCGTTCGTCCGAAGCTTCGAGAATCCCCAGAAGTACAAGCACTTCATAAAGGGGTGCAATATGAGAGGAGATGGCGGCGTTGGCAGCATCAGGGAGGTAACCGTCGTTTCGGGCCTCCCAGCATCAACCAGTACTGAGAGGCTCGAAATTTTAGACGATGACCTCCACATACTGAGCTTTAAGGTAGTTGGAGGCGAACATCGCCTCCAAAACTACCGCTCGGTAACGTCGGTTAACGAATTCAACATAGGAAACAGGGCTTATACAATTGTTTTGGAGTCTTATATTGTGGATATACCACAAGGGAACACCGAAGAAGATACCAAGATGTTTGTTGATACCGTTGTTAAGCTCAACCTTCAGAAACTTGGTGTGGTTGCCATGGCTAGTTGA